The following is a genomic window from Brachionichthys hirsutus isolate HB-005 chromosome 15, CSIRO-AGI_Bhir_v1, whole genome shotgun sequence.
cattttgttgTACGTTATTCCTCATGATGTTCACAAGGGATCTTCCCAAAGCCTTCCCAAAATATTCCAGTCGTGTCACCTTCCCTGTTCAAGGTGTTAAGAGTCCTGCTGACTTTGTCTTTGATACGGCTTCACTGACACGACTCCTTTAATAGTTTTTATATTGCATTTTACGGCTTTTTGGATGCTCAGTATAACTACAGTGGAATCCTAACTGAAATACATATGTTGTAAATGATGTATGGATGTAGGTGTTTGGTGAAAAtaagtttatatatttttccattCACGCCTAGTATGTACTGTTAAGTAGTGGTGATACGTGTCAATGATCACATCTATGTAGTTGTGGGCTCTTTAAACTCATTGATGCTCCCTGACTGATTTAATTAGGACAGATTATGCAGTAATTATGCAATGCAGGAGGCCGtgtattaaatgtttaaatattagAAATTGTGTCATCTTTGATTACGGTATGTGACGGTTGTACTTGATTGATGGTTCTTCTTATAAGTGGCTCAGTGTCTGACGCCTTTCTGGCTAGCTGATGTGTGTATTTACGTGCACGTTGTGCACCTGCAGCCACCCACTCAAAGCATGCCCATGGGCCCTGGTGGGATGAACCAAAGTGGCCCCCCACCCCAGCCTCCTCATGGTCACAGCATGCCCTCTGAGGGAATGGTTAGCGGTGGCCCTCCAGCCCCGCACATGCAGAACCAGATGAATGGACAGATGCCTGgtaagtacccccccccccacccccaaaaaaaactaaatcccTCCCAtgcctttctctctttcctttctcctccttctcctttagTCCCAGTCTCACTTGGGTTGCCTAGCAACAGTAGAGAGCTGTGAGGGAGGTCGTTCTGctgaatgatgatgtcacccgtTTGCCAGCGCAGGTCTCGGGCTTGCACTCCGTTTGATTACGGTTGTCCTCGCCTGTTAGGGTTTGTGTCTCTGCGCTGATTGCTGCGCCACAAATTGTGTGAATTCTAAAGGCTAAATGCCGAGGACACGATCTGAGGGgcagaagatgatgatgatgatgatgatggaaaatggttccctctctcttctccttttgGCGGGGTGCCCCCATTGAACCCTAACTACAGGAATGCTTTCTGACTGACAGCGTGATGGTATCGCTTGTAAGCGCTGGTCGCCTTCGCTCAGATTTGAGAGACGTCTTTAAGTGACTGGAGAGTCATCACCAGTCTGTCGTGGTTGGGAGCACTGTTCTAGCTTCTGGACGTTTCTTCAGTTGTTGTCTCCCAGTTTTCCTTGAACGATGGTATCCGCCGTGTTCTCTGACGGGGATGTCTGGGGGGCTCGATAAATAGCTGTTCATATTGAAATCAGAATGATTCGGTAGAGTCTTGTCGATGGCCCTGCAAACACCAATTGTTAAGGGGGAAGTGAAGGTTGTTAGCAATTTGCAGCTTGAATGCATCGTTTCGCTCATTTAATATTCCCCGTTCCTGTCATATGGAAACGTAGCCACAGATCGCCAGTCGTCTCCGAGCGACGCAAAGCCCCCGTTGCGCTTGATTATTGTATCTTCACTAAATATTTATTCGGTCTTTCATGTCAAGTGTCATGAGAAGTCTATGCTGTTGCTTTCCAGGGCCTAATCACATGCCCATGCAAGGTCCCGGTCCAGGCCCCAACCAGCCCCCTAACATGCCCAGCGGTTCGATGAATATGCCCCCCAGCAGCCACGGCTCGATGGGTGGCTACAATCACACCGTCCCGTCTTCCCAGGGCATACCAGCTCAGAGCCAAATGAACATGACCCAGGGTCAGCCCTTGGGAAGCTATGGGCCTCGGCCAAACATGAACATGCAGCCCAATCAAGGTGAAACGACCCGTTTGTTAGGTTGCAGTTGATTGTGATGCTTTCGTTTCATCACCTTGCCCTTTCTGCACATCCTTCACCGGGATTTGATTGGTCATGtactctctctgtgtctgtgtctgtgtgtgtgtgtgtgtgtgtgcgcgtgcgtgcgtggccTTGCTGTGTAGTTGATTTGAGGGATCATTCTTTGTCGGCATTCCGCAGGGCCCATGATGCACCAGCAGCCTCCGTCCCAGCAGTATAACATGCCTCCTGGTAGCAGCGGACAGCATTACCAAGGGCAGCAGAACCCAATGGGTATAATGGGTCAGGTGACCCAAGGAAACCATGTCATGGGGCAGAGGCCCATGCCACCATACAGGCCCCCGCAGCAAGGTATACCCCCCAGAGTGTGTCTGTCAAGTGTGCAAGCTGTGAGTGTccgcctttcttcttctcccttccCAACTGTCCCGACGTCTCTTGCTCTTGTTCCTCTCaatttcctttatttcccttCCTCTAATTCACAAACATCTTGATGACTAAACCTGTAACCCTTAAGCGTCCAATCGTAAAATTATTCAAGTAGCCAAAAGAAAGCTTTCTAACAAGACCTATCGGCAAGGAATCCATCCTCTCCACTCTTCCCCCCCACACAACCGACCCAACAGCACCTTGAATCTACTTGTGTGTatgttgtgtgtatgtgtatgtaggACCCCCTCAGCAGTACCCAGGGCAGGAAGACTACTATGGGGACCAGTACAGTCACGCAGGACAGGGAGCCTCAGAAGGTAGGAGAAACCCTCCAGTCATCAGGAGTGAAACGACACAAAATGAACCCAGGAGTTgtgttaaaacacaaaatgatgcaAAGAGACTGCGGCCAAACCAATATTTCAGTTTCTTCATTATTTTCTGGGAAATTGAATTGACTTTGGGCTcgaaagaagacaaaaaatacGCCGTCAAGTTCTGAGGAAACATCCAAATGCCAGAGCGCTTCCGATTCCAAAAGCTTGCAGCAGTCCGTGGATAAAGGAAGCTAAGCGGTCTCGATATGCGTTCCTCACAGTCGGGGCGAGCGCCGCACCCGTAGGTGGGAAAGGAAAGTCAGGGAAAAGAGTCTTGATGGTCAAAACCCCACAAACGTTTCATTAAATGTATCTTCATTAAAAAGTCCATGTGATTTTCCATactttttatacttttatttatttttatgaagtTATTAGAACTTTGAAATAGAgtatttatgcaaaataaattaGTTACACAGTAGTAAACAAAATGTCCTTTTGTCCTTAAATATAAAAATCGAATCTACCTTCATAAACACACGTTTGTTTACGTAATGATTatcagcagaccccccccccccccccccttagcttCCACGCTGTGTGTAATTTACACAGCATCGCTGGTTAAAGGCATAATAGTTTTGCATTTAATAACCAAATGATCAAAGCTAACCCGCCTTTGAGTTCATTAAGTGGGGAATATTATAGAGTCATTATTCACAAACGGctacttctttctttttccgaTTAACATTTACTTACatgtttgttattgttttgttttctctacTCACTTTGCTACTTTTGACTTCTGAAACACACTTTTCCCGACTAAAAATGCGACATTTAACACCCAGAACTCTGCAGAAACGTGATGACTTTCTTCGCGTCCCACCAAAAATAATCTCGTTTGAGTCATCGCGGAAGTAGAGTGAAATGATCAGGTCGATCTTGCTCGAGTTCTTTGCGGCTCATTACCGATGCATCgatgggtcttttttttttaatggaaagcCGATTCCCACAATCTGCGGCTTTCACTTTGCTAAGCCCAAACAAATATAGAGAAGTACCCGAATATTAAATATCCAAAGGTTTACCCATCATAGAATCTATACATTAACCTTTTCTTGACTCTTAACTTGAATGCCTTCACCACTAGAGCATGCATCATTTACTATTGGATGGTATCTAATAGTACACTTCACTCTcacttttgctgcatttttcaacGCCCGCATGTTAGTTATGTGTTGCAGgtgcagctcagcagcagcatcccagtGGGGAACACATTTCTTCAATAATAACCCCCGAAAGAATgactaaacatctgctttgctGTCCGTCTACACGTCCCTTGCGTTTCCTGCCGTGAACCCCTGAAGGCAACGCCCAGTACggccagcagcaggaagcgtaCCAGCAAGGCCCTCCGCAGCAGCAAGGCTATCCCCCTCAGCAGCAGTACCCAGGTCAGCAGGGATACCCTCCCCAGCAGCAGGGCTACGGTGAGTTGTCCTCCGAGAACGGCGGCGGAGCGTTTgtcctgtagggggcgctgtcgGCTCTCTTTGGCTGCAGCCTTTTTAACTCCTGGAGAAAGAATTCCTCCCGAGTGAGTCGCTGGTTCCTGCCCTTTGGAAGTGTAACTCTGCCAAATACTTTTTAAGACATTGTCGAGAGCGAAGAAAGCAAAGGACCACCTTAACGAAtggttggggaggggggggggggggaatttaaTCAGCGGTGGTGTTTAGCACATTAGCATTCCTCCTGGTGCTTCGGTTTGATGTGACACTGTTCTGAAGAGGCGGGAGAGATTATTGGTACAAATTGCCACAGTGAGTCTAAACTGCCAGCCAAATGCTTCAAACCTCTCGTCTGTTAGCATTCTGGAGAAATAATGAATCGGTGTTAATTGTAGTTTTCTGaaattcagcatttttttttattttttatgaataatttaaatTGAAGAATAAAAGATTAACTTTTCCGGTTATTAGAATTTAACAAAGAATATATGCGCTGAAAAATGTCCAGATGCTCAGGAGTGCTTTATTTAAAGGTaataaaggaaaggaaagtgtTCTAATAATGAACACACGAACCACCATTTAAAAGAAGCCTGTAAGACTCGCATTGAACCGAAAcgaagaaaacaaaagcaaagggTGAATAAAATGTTCCACAAGCGATGTCGGGATCTAAGATCATGCGggcctttgttctttttttttttcctcctttcccACTCATCACATTTTTCAGTGGAACTTTCCATCACTGTCTGAACCGGAGCTCGTGTTGGTAATGAGCTAGCGGAGAGGCTGTGGGGTGAGATCCATCTGGCACACTCGCATGCCTCCTCCCGCAGGCCCCCACAAGGTTACGCTCAACGGCAGAAGGCATCACGAGCGCCTAACGATGCTGCGTGGGCCTCATTTGACTCGAGCCCCAGTCGAGCTCCTCTGTCCTCCGCAGCACCTGCGCGGATCGCCACAGAGCACGCAGGCCGAGGAGGTGATTTTCCGTCCCCTTCCCTCCTTTTTAATGAATCCTGCTCCTCTAATGAAGACCAGCAGAATCCTTGATGTCTCCTTGCATTAGGGAACCCGCCGCCCAGCTCCGACCTGACTCACTCAAAGCCGTTCATTACCGAGTCAGACATTGTGGTGTGGCGGCTTCCACAAATGGGTCCGATGCGTCCAGCATCCTCTCTTTCGTCATCCATcagcctttcttttcttttcttttctttttatcgtGGGCCATTAGTGATTGTAGACGAACAGGGATTCCCAAAAGTTCTCAGAGTAACAAGTAAGAAGCGGAAATGATTAATGAGCAACATTTGAGATTGTTTTCAAACTTGTTTGCTCGTTATCGAGTTTAATTATCACCAGTATCTTTTAAGCAGGCGGTCAGCCGGAAGGTAAAAACTGTTTTTCATTCCTCACACACCTGATTGATTTAACTGTTAATGTCAAGAGGGCCTGGATTTTAATCCGCGCGCTCAATGTTCGCAGGTCCAGCTCAAAGTGCCCCAGGACAGTATCCTAACTATCCTCAGGGGCAGGGGCAGCAGTATGGGGCCTATCGCCCTCCTCAGCCCGGACCCCCCCAGGGCCAGCAGCAACGCCCCTATGGCTACGAACAGGTGAGTATGGCTGCAACACTGGGCAATCGCAGAGATTCGTCCTGAGTTATtgctaatctttttttttatagtccaacttgtgtattttctgtagtgagaccagAGCTCAATGAAGTTAGAACCGAAACATTAAAAGGTAGCATGTTATGCATGTTGTCGTCATATTAGGGGCTATAGCCAATCAAAAGAGTGTATGTGTTGCTATTGTCTTTCACATGTTATATTTCCTGGCTAGTATGGTTTGCCGATTCAGTGAAATATGAGGGCTTTAAGAGGATTCTTCCTGAAACATGATGCTGACTGCTGTGGTGTTTCGAAGGGAGATCATTTTTTTGCCCTGTATTTCCTGTGGTCTTTTGTGGGGACCACAGCTACACTTTGATATCTTTATCTTTGAATATTCAGGGGCACATGAGGAAATAAAGACCCGGGGATTTGAACCCCTGACTAGCTCTGTAGGAAGCAAAGGTAATGGTTGCTGTGAAGACCTCGACATCCAATCTAGACTTTTGACCACCTAGACTTAATTTTCATTTGTTATGTTTCCTCTTTCTCGTTTGTTCTTTCTTATTTATCTCccatctttgtcttcttctttctcaactctctccttccttttgtttttttttgtactgtttTTACTTTGTTGTTAACCAGGGGTCGAATTGTAAGTCACGAGGTCCAGAAACACAGCATGCTTTGTCTGCAGTGAGATGTCCAAAAGTGTAGCACTTTGGCTGCGTACGTTGTCTCTGCTATTtatagcttcttctttttttaatgaatattaTGCTCATGGATGGCTCTTGTATATTTCCAGTAAAATGTTACGTACATCAGACTGTTCCCGAGAAAGCCGCACACATACTTTCGACCCCTGTTTAGGATTGCATCAAGTACTGCTTTTCTTGCACTGAATTTGTCCACTATTTAAACAAGGAGCATCATCCTCAGCCATGCTGCTTCGGAAACCTGAGGTATCGAGCTCGAATTTAGACCTTGATAATTGTGGGGCcttgctgccacctgctggtcaataCCGGAAAATGCAGCCTTAATAATGGTTCGCAGTAGGATTCGGTTGAACTCAGAGATTTGTGAATATGAGCTTTTACATACATAAGCGCTTTTTTTTGAGAAGGCCACTAACATGAGTCTGTCGCGTTTTTCTCCACAGGGCCAGTATGGAAATTACCAGCAATGAGAGACGTCGCAGCAACGCACACGGCTCTGCTCTGATCTGTCTGAGCTTTGACTTCTGGTCAACCGCTAAGCAGATTTAAATGACGGTTGTAGCTCACTGAGGCTCTCTCAGACACTCGCATATAAAAGATTCTATTTCCCTTATCTTTGGGCTCATAAATATGCCTCTAAAATGTATTCTGCTCATCATGTACATTGGCTTGGTAATGTCAAACCCAAGTGACTCACCCCTCTGGCCCAGTATGTCTCAAAGCAGCAATGCCTTACTAATGGGAAACTGCCTTATCCTTTAGCATTGCAGATCGTGAGACAGGCTAAACAAAATCGTGGCTGTCAGAGAGgattttaaatgtacatttttcgATCCACTGGGGTGCATTGTTTCTCTGTCCCTCGGCTCCTTGTTCATAAGAAGCAATAACGCCAGCAGGAGGGGGGAAACGTGTCGGGCCTTGACATAATGCACCAGCAGAACTTTCTGCTCGGCCATGGTACATGTCTTGATGTATGTgattatgttaaaaaaaaaaaaaatgcagcagcagtcAAAAAAGTGTGGACACAATTGTTCAAACATTTGATTGCTCCTGtgtattttctgctttttaGATCAAGCTAACTTTGTATAAGACATTGGGAACTAGTACTAAATCTGTGTTGTTATATTTCATGAAGTATATGTgtcaatgttttctttttttaatgacctttTAATTAtagtccctttttttttaactgttgtGTTTACTCATCTGATTATGCATCAGGACACGTTACTTCAGTGACACGGTATGAACTCTATGTAAAAACGACATGCAGAGAAAACTATTGCCGTGTTCAATGTTAGGATGTGTCtttaaataagtaaaataaataacgtATATCAAATTTGAATCGTCGATCATTTATCATGACCACATTACAGAATGatggcttttttcttttattgttctcaaagAAGTGAACATGTAGCAACCGACACTGCGAATCAGCGCCTTTCTTTCGCCACACTTCTTTTTTCCAGCACCtacgtctgtctgtccgttgaCTGTGAATTGGTGAATTGTTGATTTCTCACAAGTGCTTTGTTTTCTGTATCTCGACTAAGCCGGAGCCCCCGTTCCCCTTTCCCCTTTACATCCGAGTTGATGTCCTTCCAATTGTGTCGTTTGTGAATAATAAAGTTACTGTCAAATATGTAACATAAGATGTGAAAATAATGTTCTGAAATGGATTCCTCCGTTTCACAGTAAAGACTGGCTGTGCAGTTTTCTATCACTGGCTTGATATCGGTTTCATGGTGCGTatactttattgatcatgtACAGCGACGGAAAGGAGAGGAGCTCCCCGTCCTCTCGTGCTGTTTATATGGCTGttccaaatattttgcattCTGTACCCCAACCAAGTCGCATTTGTGTTATGATAATGTATAACTGTACATTGCATTAAATTTGATCAatctttattatattttttggCTTGTTTTATTCAAAGCACGTTTTTTTATGTCATTGATAAGCTGTCGTTACAAAGCTGCGTAATCGACAGCTTGGCTAAGTTGGTTGGTTGAAATAGAATTGTGTTTGCCCGGtaatctctccccccccccccccccccccccccgcccgttaATGATGACTCTGCTCCGCTCTGCTTTGTCCAGATGTATCCAGAAACATCCAGAGCACATTCACACCCAAAATTACCTTTCTGTGCTCCTCTCCCATTCTGCCTCTCCAGAGAGGCACAGGGACTACCTGTCacatttaggggggggggggggtgcagatggTGCACCAGATGTGTGGCCAAAACCCATGATGAGAGCGTAGCGGTGGTGTTAAGAGGGCCACAGACTTTCCCGGCCCACCTTGGTTCTGATGACTGTGTGTGCGAGGACTTAACTTTCTGAGCGTGTCTCTCTATAAAATTTGTGttggcactttttttttcttatccctGCTTAGGTTTAGTGGCATCTCCTCGACACCCCACCATCCTTCTGCTCCGCAGCTGTCCGCCCCACCCTTCCCAGCTGCCAC
Proteins encoded in this region:
- the ss18 gene encoding protein SSXT isoform X1, which produces MSVAFAPHRQRGKGDITPAGIQKLLDENNQLIQCIMDFQSKGKTAECSQYQQMLHRNLVYLATIADSNQNMQSLLPAPPTQSMPMGPGGMNQSGPPPQPPHGHSMPSEGMVSGGPPAPHMQNQMNGQMPGPNHMPMQGPGPGPNQPPNMPSGSMNMPPSSHGSMGGYNHTVPSSQGIPAQSQMNMTQGQPLGSYGPRPNMNMQPNQGPMMHQQPPSQQYNMPPGSSGQHYQGQQNPMGIMGQVTQGNHVMGQRPMPPYRPPQQGPPQQYPGQEDYYGDQYSHAGQGASEGNAQYGQQQEAYQQGPPQQQGYPPQQQYPGQQGYPPQQQGYGPAQSAPGQYPNYPQGQGQQYGAYRPPQPGPPQGQQQRPYGYEQGQYGNYQQ
- the ss18 gene encoding protein SSXT isoform X2; translation: MSVAFAPHRQRGKGDITPAGIQKLLDENNQLIQCIMDFQSKGKTAECSQYQQMLHRNLVYLATIADSNQNMQSLLPAPPTQSMPMGPGGMNQSGPPPQPPHGHSMPSEGMVSGGPPAPHMQNQMNGQMPGPNHMPMQGPGPGPNQPPNMPSGSMNMPPSSHGSMGGYNHTVPSSQGIPAQSQMNMTQGQPLGSYGPRPNMNMQPNQGPMMHQQPPSQQYNMPPGSSGQHYQGQQNPMGIMGQVTQGNHVMGQRPMPPYRPPQQGPPQQYPGQEDYYGDQYSHAGQGASEGPAQSAPGQYPNYPQGQGQQYGAYRPPQPGPPQGQQQRPYGYEQGQYGNYQQ